A DNA window from Centroberyx gerrardi isolate f3 chromosome 5, fCenGer3.hap1.cur.20231027, whole genome shotgun sequence contains the following coding sequences:
- the rabif gene encoding guanine nucleotide exchange factor MSS4, translated as MDNDQQSKESTDRSNLVSEDGKNVKSVLCQRCGSKVLCPGMAVFAEKELFLPLMRKKTSLSTSEGSVDGDTLTAHWLVDDMYTFENVGFTNDVGRIKYLICADCEIGPIGWHCLDDKKSFYVAVERVDHA; from the exons ATGGACAACGATCAACAGTCCAAAGAAAGCACTGACCGGTCCAACCTGGTTTCCGAGGATGGGAAGAACGTGAAGTCCGTCTTGTGCCAACGCTGCGGATCCAAGGTGCTTTGCCCAGGGATGGCGGTATTTGCAGAAAAAGAG CTGTTCCTGCCTTTGATGCGGAAAAAGACTAGCCTAAGCACATCAGAGGGCTCTGTGGATGGGGACACTCTGACCGCCCACTGGTTAGTGGACGACATGTACACCTTTGAGAATGTGGGCTTCACCAATGATGTGGGGCGAATCAAGTATCTCATCTGTGCAGATTGTGAGATTGGACCCATTGGTTGGCACTGTTTGGATGACAAAAAAAGTTTCTATGTTGCTGTGGAAAGGGTGGATCATGCATAG